The genomic segment TTCCGGCTTGTAGCACTTGCAATGGCAATGCCCAGGTCAGGATGCAGAAGAGAATAAATTTTTTGTACAGTTTTATTTCTAAGAACTGTTTTCAGGATTTTGTATCCCAGGTCGTTTTTTACAAGTCCGTCGCCATGAGCCAGAAAGAAGTGCTTCCCATCGATTACAGGCTCTATTGGTAATTCATACATTTTGGCGCCGATTTCTGTTCCAAAAAAGTCCCTGTGCGAGAAGTCGTGGTTACCAATAATATAGTGCACTTTTGTGCCGCTTTCGGTCAAATCCTGCAGTGCAGTAAGAGTTCTGAAAAAGCCTTTCTGGTAAACGTACCTGTACTCGAACCAATAATCAAACAAATCTCCAAGTATATAAAGTTCTCTTGCTTCTTCCGAAGCCATCTGAAGAAACTTAACCAGGAGTCTTTCTTTACTTTTCTCGGTCTCTTTTGACTGGAGACCCAGGTGAACATCCGATATAAATAGATAGCTGTCTTTCAAAACGCCTTAGACTGATTATTTAATTTTCAAAAATACGCAGAAACGGGCAAAAATGCCCGCTTAAGTAAGCTTAAAATTTACTCTTCCTTCTTAAATGAGGCCAGGAGCCAGCCTGAAGGATCCATGGTAATTCCCTTTACCGGATGGCTGAGCTTAACTTCAAATTCCTGCTGGCGTTCATTTACATAAAAAACCTTTTTTATCTCGTTATCAGACCCTTCAGTCTTAATACTTACCTCCAGGGGGAACCTGAATGTCTGAAATCCTTCCTGGGTTTGCTTTACTTTTAATTTAAGAATGCTGGAATTACCCCCCGAGGCATGGGACTCCCAGTTATAAACGAGGCTTATATTACCGGTACCGGTATAAACCCACTGCTTAAAGAAGTAAGAAAGATCCTTATGGGATTCATTTTCGCATACTTTTATAAAATTACCCGTTGTGGCGCTTTTATACTTATAGGTTTCATAGTACTTTTTAAGAGAGCTGAAAAAAGCGCTGTCGCCAATCTCCCAGCGCAGCATATGCAGCACCCAGGCCCCCTTGTCGTAGACCGTGGAGCTGAAGAGCCCGCTTTGAGGATTATAGAGCGTACCGCTAAAATGGTCCTGGAATTTCTGGAGCATGGTGGATCTGTAGGCCGATGGGCCTGACTCATGTTCTGCAAACAGGGCCTCGCAGTAGGTGGCAAAGCCTTCATTAAGCCAGATATCCTTCCACGTTGCAGGGCTTACGGCATCGCCAAACCACTGGTGAGCCAGCTCATGAATATAAAACTCGTTAAAAAAACGTTTTCCGTTCAGGAAATTTGAACCAATGCCTGTAATAGTCTGGTGCTCCATTGCACCCATCTGCCAGAGGAACTCCGCAACGCCGTATTTTTCTTTAATAAACGGGTATTCGCCGAAAAGCCCCGAGAAGAACCTTATCATTTCAGGGTGCCCTTTGA from the Ignavibacteria bacterium genome contains:
- a CDS encoding UDP-2,3-diacylglucosamine diphosphatase; amino-acid sequence: MKDSYLFISDVHLGLQSKETEKSKERLLVKFLQMASEEARELYILGDLFDYWFEYRYVYQKGFFRTLTALQDLTESGTKVHYIIGNHDFSHRDFFGTEIGAKMYELPIEPVIDGKHFFLAHGDGLVKNDLGYKILKTVLRNKTVQKIYSLLHPDLGIAIASATSRKSRDYTTQKDYGEIDGMFEAAKEKIDSGFDYVIFGHSHRRALEKYNNGYYINLGSWLSGPCYGRFKDGCFSIVDWK
- a CDS encoding M1 family metallopeptidase, with translation MTKLKLRAFQISSVIFFNALLFVSWTLHYEPVKSLIAGIPYLEYYVEYRMSQQDNLDSYNTPAQSKIDITHYDINIELFPEKKILKGDVTISGVLLDRSLERLDLNFYENMEIKSLTLNGKNSSFEQKDTRLSVPLNGFRSDTFNVRVVYEGTPKKLGFGSFVFDSFNGRSVTYNMSEPIYASTWYPCNDKPDDKALMDMSITNDSAKVSVSNGRLMDVKTKGDRRTYHWKTFYPITTYLICFYSADYRHFEEKYVSASKDSMNIDYFAFPEHLDMAQNDFKGHPEMIRFFSGLFGEYPFIKEKYGVAEFLWQMGAMEHQTITGIGSNFLNGKRFFNEFYIHELAHQWFGDAVSPATWKDIWLNEGFATYCEALFAEHESGPSAYRSTMLQKFQDHFSGTLYNPQSGLFSSTVYDKGAWVLHMLRWEIGDSAFFSSLKKYYETYKYKSATTGNFIKVCENESHKDLSYFFKQWVYTGTGNISLVYNWESHASGGNSSILKLKVKQTQEGFQTFRFPLEVSIKTEGSDNEIKKVFYVNERQQEFEVKLSHPVKGITMDPSGWLLASFKKEE